GGCACAGACGAGGACTTTGTGTGTGCGTCcccacatgcatgcatgacGGCACATGTGCAGGAATACGTGGACATATACGCACACAAGCAGGCACACACGGGCAGGCAAATAACATATGACACACAGCACGCAAATGCAAGGACAAAACGCACAGAATCCTTTgatctatatatatacactacACATATAGGATGTCTCAAACAATAAAGCAGTTTAAGATGCCTCACGTACCAGACAGATCTACAACACGTTATTTACACAGCGAAGAGGATGTTTACATCAGATTCAATGTCAGTTGACATtctaattagaaaaaaaaataattcctgAAGTGAAAAGGTCAGGGCAaattcacacacaaagaactgGCCAAGCAACCCCCGCTAACCCCACCTAGACAGGCTTGTAAGGCCCCACCTACTGAGCACAACCCTGTTGATCCTCCCTACCCCTTAGgtctgtatacacacacacacacacacacacacacaaatatacataaaaaaactGTGATATAGGCAGCATGGGTGAGTTAACCACAGAGAAACCGCACGCCGGTTTGATTCTTACAAAAGACGGTCCAGCATGCAGGCTGATAGCATTTCGTTATAGTAATAAGAACAAGATGGTGGAACCGATGTAGACTGCTAGTTTGAGTCTTCATTGGTCTGAGTCAGATGAAGGTGGTGTCTTTCAAAGTTAACATCTTCTAAGAACTAAATTGAAagatttgcaaaacattgaaaagaCTGGAAAGCATCCACGCAAAAAATTTGTCAACTCCCCATGTCCATGTCAGACCGCTGAAGCCTCACATTAGATTTTGGTGAACTTTAAAGTGGATTTTGCCCCACGTCTcctgacatttttcactattttctgtcattttgaagACTGATTGATAGACggattgattgattgaggaAAATACTTGTTGGATTAACAGATAATGAAAAAATAGTTGTGAACTGCAGGCCTAGTTAAGTGAATACTATGTTTAGATAAACCGGAATAAAGCTAAACATACCCttaaagcaaacacagagaagtCTAATCTGTGAGTCTATGTAGTCTAAACAGACTGCTCAACTTTTTCAAGCTACTTCTGCGATAAGCAACACCACTTATGGACAAATcaaggatgaaaacaaaactcacaAGCATCAACCAGACCGTCTGCACCGGCTCCAAACAACCACAGACCACATACAGCCAACAGGTGACTGAACAGCCAATAAATCCCAACTCCCTTCTCAAACAGTGTCTGTCTgggcagcacaaacagcagacagggcACAGCACATTAAACCAAACAACCTCCATAACATCGACAGCCACAGAGCAAGTAgttaaatacaaacatttaagCGTCAGTAAAACCGgcagcaagcaaacacagacacaaacacacacatagaaggTGTATTAGACTCACATTTCTTGATGCCGAAGCCGCTCTCCTGCCTTTCATGGAGGAAAGTGTTCGTTTCCAGGTGATAGTCACATCCCATTGCACCCGTTGCTCTGAAGATTTTTTTCGGTTGTAGAGGTAGCTCCCCATCTCTTTTCTCCGTCGCTGTTAGCTAATTATTCTTACTAAAAACGCGTTTGGTGACACTGACATTGTCAACGTATGAAAACTAGCTAACCGCTAataagttagctagctagctaactctCCTGTTCGTTAACGTACGTTTgaatgttgtttaaaaaaatgtttggtgTGAGGCCTAAGGGGGGTTGCTTCTGAGTTTATGTCACAGTTTCTTTTCCACATATAGTTTCACAATGGCGTGGCCGCATTTCAATGTTAAAGTTAGTTAAAGATCTCTTTTTTAATTAAGGATGCTAACTTCACGTGGCTGCCTCACAACGGCCGATTTCAACATTATCTCTACTGTAAGAGTGTTATTCCCTTTTTCACCACATAAGCTGAGTGACATGTAGCAGCCGTTACAACCCAGTGGGGCGCTGTTTCACCAATTTTGAGAAACTCAGTTAAAAGCGCTAGACAACACAAGGGAAAAACTGTCTGTTGTGTGACAGAGAATGTCACCACATTTGTTATAGTGAGGGAAGAAGATGGACTGTAGCCAGAGATTTCAGAAAGGTCTTATAGGTATTTATTCAGTTAAGTGTAAAACTATAGTTTATGAAAATCACAGTCAAAGCAGTGTTTCGAGGCCCTCTTCACACAGCCAGAAATGTTCGAGACTTTGTGCATTCATGTTCTTGAAAGTAGTCATTTTGAGTCTAATAATACTCAGACCAGCTTATGGACAGCTTTCATGTCTAATATACTTGCACATGCTGACTAGAGATGCAGCTGAAATCTGTAATagttttaatggaaaaatcAGGGTCACCCTGTCTGAGGGAAGTTACAGATATAGGGCcattcctctctcacacacacacacacgcacacaaatacacaaagctTCGAGCTGCTTTAGTGTATTAGCAGGGTTAGGGATTATTGTTGTGAGGGCATGCAGACAGCCATGAGTTTAAAGTGCATGATGTCAAGGAACAGGGTCCCACCATGTGGTCCAACCCCCCTGGCGGGTTGTAGTCGAGTAGTCTTTGGCATTATTTATCTCCTTTTTCCATAaggttttctgtctgtatttttgtggTAAATacaaagatgcacacacagtactgtatgtgctgaGCACaatcattaataaaacagaagcGAAAGAATATAAATATGTTTCCTCGGACCAGCAGGGACTTTTTACAGTCAGCCAGAATACTGGCTGCCATATTTATCAATGTGGATTTATGTTTATTATTCTTAGTTTGAATTATAATATGTGTCAGCTAATACATACAAATGCTTAAGTGTTACATAGAGTCGTTTTTCAGCAATGATTTGGCGATTACTGATATATACAAGCAATAAACAGTTGGAATTGTGCTGGACAGtatttcagagagagaaaatttaGACTTCTCTAGAGGTTTTCTCTAACTGCTattcaaacacagaggaaatacACATACACGCTCCATTTCAGTCCCGCCTCCACCACTGAGTCAGTGTCACTAAATATTGTTTTGTCTCTCGTATTCTAAATAAAATTCAAGGTTTTTTGAGCGCTGTCGAACAGAGCGGAGGGTGGGGGTTGGATGGCGTGGAAAGTGGGTCTTGTGAATGTAGGTCtttgagacagtgtgtgtgtgggtaaagCAGGCTTACAGTAGTAATCCTCTTCACAGACACCCATCTGACTAGCAACAGGACGAGGCccagacagacacatgcacgcaaacacacacatagaaaggTTTTGTTAGAAGGAAatccattttgttttgtcttgtttttcgAAATACAGTAGGTCATAAATAGGCCATCGTCTCTAATCGCACACTCTGGCCGTCCGTCTGATTTCTAAGATGTGTAAATGAAGTTGTAATCTTCCAGCACATTTTCCAGTGGGTTCATTTCCTCAGGTGTGGCCCTGAATTCTTTGTGTCATTGTTTGATATGTTACATTCCTTTGTTTTATCAGCAATACAATAAAGAGGCTTCTCGAGGAAGCCGGACCCTCTGTTGACTTTATTGGTTCCTGAAATTTGTCATTACGGCTTCCTGGCCGTGATGTCATCAGTCAGTtaatgacagagaggaagagggacgTGCATCCCAAAATAActcagaaaaaacagacaattttAAAAGGCGTAATGAGCCTGTAAGAACAGGGGCGATGAGTTATGGCTCTGTCACAGTCTGACTCATTTTGTCTCAGAGGGAAATGCTTTTATGACCCACAACATGACATCAAAGTCCTTCAGTGGCACAAAGATAAGCCAGTGTTGACTTTGCTAATAATGAAATCACAATGTTATTCACCAAAACCAAATCAGAGGGGTTTTACAGAACTGACATGTGAATATTCAAATAATCcaacagaaaaaactgaacGAAACTAGCGCAAAACCCCAAGATTAAATATAGACTGGACGAGAAatgtcatttgtatttttttttttattttggcatttctttgttttgcatttatattAAGCAAAGtgcatcttattttctttttctcatcaaCACATTGCACAATACATAAATAATGATGCATATAAAACGTCTTCGTATTTACaattaataatatatttatatataacataaaatacatttttcgcttcttattttatttaattaaatcttAGCCATTTATTAAACAAAGTCCGTCAGAATCTTatactttcttcttcttcttttaaaatgtctttttttcctctctggttGAACCTCtggaacaaaaaaaggaaagcgGGTGTAGTCTGTTCGTGAGAGGTCACAGGAGGCGAGGAGGGTGAAGAAGGCTGCTGCTATCGGGTGTTGAAAATGACTTCCAACCAGCACGGGCAGCTACTGATGAACTGTCTGGTGTAGCACTGTCCCCAGCCTTTCACAAAGCTTATCTGCACCGTGAAGCCCGTGCGAGGCTGCTGCGTGAACTCGTGGTCATTGGGCCTCTGCAGGCTGCCGGCCTTGTCATAGTCAAAAGCTTTGATGGAGAAACCGGGGAACACCTTGTGCACCAGCAGCGTGCGCGAGTCCGGGTTGTCCAGTGTGGCCGACTTAATGAAGATGGGGTAGCAGCTGCGGTTGTAGACCCACACCCCGTCTGGCTCACGCGTCAGCTGGATGCCATAGCCGATCTTGGCCCGCACCATCTGCACCAGCTGGGACTTGTTGTCAGAGCAGAGCTGGCCCAGGCAGAAGCCGTTCCCCTGAGGTAGATCATAGAAGATGTCCAGAGAGGGCTCCTGGACTGAGTAGAGGCGCCCGACGCGTGTCTTCTCCTCCCAGTATGCCACCACGCACCAGTGGGCCCGATCGCCAGACTCCTGCAACGCCAGGGAATCTgaagaaggaaacagagagagaaggagatggTTAGGCATGGGTGCAGGTCCACAGTCAAGATATGatgacactgaaacactgaagacgATTAAATATGGAGATCAAGAAGCgcagagaaagggaggagaggaggaagggatgaaTGCAAAAGCAACAGCTACACCAGACTTCTCAACATCGTTACTTCTTCACAACTTCTTCCTTATCCCTGTTTTGGGAAATAGGGAATTTGCTTTAGTCGCGAGCCAAAAACTAAACTGCCATCCTCAATTTCTGCCATACAGGAAAACCATGTTGGAATTCCTGGACCTCAGACAAGAGAAGCAACTCAGAGACACTGGCAGGCAAGCGTCCACACGCAGTACAATATTTGTCTAGGCATTAAACGCTTATCTTCTGTCTGGCTCGCTGTATTTTTGTAGCGGCGTGGCCAACAATGTAGTGACGTCAACTCGCTGCCCCGATCATCTCTCCACAGCAACGTGCTTCGCACTGCTGGAGGAAATTAGAAACCATCTTTGGATTCATGCTCAAAGATACGAGGCCACAGTCACTGAGCAAAGGAGAGCGGCTttcgcacaaacacacaacggCGGAGCACATGGCGCTTAGCCGACGAGCAAGGCAGGCCGTTAACTATCGAACCCTGGTGTCTGAATCGTTGACAGGCGAGGCCTCTCCAGTCTAAAGTTTCCCCTGAGCGTAAAAGAAGTGTAGCATTGGCCATGCTCCAGTTTCCaaaccccctccctccctctcccgtCTCCCTTTAGTGTGCCTCCTGCGCCGTCCCTCTCCCCCTTCATATCTCTATTCCACAGAAATCTGGCTCCCAGCTACTCCCAGCTAGAAAAGTGGGAGCCAGTCAGGCGCAAGGGAAatagagggagacagagagagcgcgagaggaaagaaagagggggcggggtggggaagaggaggaatgcTTTCACATATTTTGACTCTTACTTTTGCAACTTTGCTTCCTTTTCTGATTTTTTAACCGTCTCTCGCGTGTTTAGAGGTCGTCGCCTAATCGCCGCAACTACTACCAGCCGCTCAGCATTCTTTTacacttcctctctcacacGTATGCACACGCACTCAAATCCAGCCCCGATGAAAGACACATTCAAGGGTTAAGAAGGCTTGAAGAGGGGAAACGTGTGCGAGGGAAAAAATTAACAGAGCCCCTCTCAGAGCCGTTTCAGTTCCCATCCGACCCCAGCCTCCCCCGCCTCCCCTCCTCGTTTCATCTGGCGGTAGCTGTGAATGTAACCGGTAATTTGGAAGGTCCCGTCTGAGACAAACTGCGACGTTAATGCGGCAGGATCTCTGCCGGCCCGAGCGGACTCGCCGCGGCCTGTCATTAGCCTTCATTAGACGCAGGGAGACGGAGGGGAAGAAAAGACAACACtgggagaagagagacagaaacagcgAGGAGGGGggcgaggggagggggagaaaaactGAAAGCATGCCTTCCATAAAACAAGAGGGGCTATGTTCTTTGAAGTTGGTCAGGGCTGAGCCTCGGGCAGTTTATCGTAAATCCGTCCT
The Chelmon rostratus isolate fCheRos1 chromosome 19, fCheRos1.pri, whole genome shotgun sequence DNA segment above includes these coding regions:
- the smad7 gene encoding mothers against decapentaplegic homolog 7 isoform X2, with protein sequence MFRTKRSGLVRRLWRSRAPVEGDGEADRGTHGSGGCCMGKATKVAKSNAGSEAELKALTHSILKKIKEKQLEVLLQAVESKGGARSPCLLLPSKVDAKVGQQSYSLPMLLYKVFRWPDLRHSSELKRLSCCESYGKLNPELVCCNPHHMSRLCELDSPDSGPSSSDTGGTTYSAPVGLSDSLALQESGDRAHWCVVAYWEEKTRVGRLYSVQEPSLDIFYDLPQGNGFCLGQLCSDNKSQLVQMVRAKIGYGIQLTREPDGVWVYNRSCYPIFIKSATLDNPDSRTLLVHKVFPGFSIKAFDYDKAGSLQRPNDHEFTQQPRTGFTVQISFVKGWGQCYTRQFISSCPCWLEVIFNTR